The Lacerta agilis isolate rLacAgi1 chromosome 5, rLacAgi1.pri, whole genome shotgun sequence genome has a segment encoding these proteins:
- the CHST3 gene encoding carbohydrate sulfotransferase 3 isoform X2: MEANSTDSGSVLSENGSLLSLSELDAAFSQLRNHLQNITLQLGGTLPAPVQGTRRHILLMATTRTGSSFVGEFFNQQGNIFYLFEPLWHIERTVSFETGGANAVGSALVYRDVLKQLFLCDLYILENFIIPFPEDHLTQFLFRRGSSRSLCEEPVCTPFVKKVFEKYHCKNRRCGPLNVTLAMEACRRKEHMALKVVRIRQLEYLRPLVEDPRLDMRIIQLVRDPRAVLASRMVAFSGKYETWKKWATEGAATLNEDEVQRLRGNCESIRLSAELGLRQPAWLRGRYMLVRYEDIARSPLQKAKEMYRFSGVAITPQVEEWIRKNTQAPHNSNDIYSTQKNSSEQFEKWRFSIPFKLAQVVQNVCSPAMKLFGYKLASSPEALTNRSVSLLEERRTFWVT; encoded by the coding sequence ATGGAAGCCAACAGCACGGACTCTGGCTCGGTGCTGTCAGAGAATGGCTCCCTGCTGTCCTTGAGCGAGCTGGATGCGGCTTTCTCCCAGCTCAGGAACCACCTTCAGAATATCACTTTGCAGCTCGGGGGGACTTTGCCAGCGCCTGTTCAGGGAACCCGgagacacattcttctcatggcTACCACCCGCACCGGCTCCTCCTTCGTGGGGGAATTCTTCAACCAACAGGGCAACATCTTCTACCTCTTCGAGCCGCTGTGGCACATTGAAAGGACTGTGTCCTTTGAGACCGGAGGCGCCAATGCCGTGGGCTCAGCCCTTGTCTACCGGGACGTCTTGAAGCAGCTCTTCCTCTGCGACCTCTACATCTTGGAGAACTTCATCATCCCGTTCCCGGAGGACCACCTGACGCAGTTCCTGTTCCGCCGTGGCTCCAGCCGCTCCCTGTGCGAGGAGCCCGTCTGCACGCCGTTCGTCAAGAAGGTCTTTGAGAAGTACCACTGCAAGAACCGCCGCTGCGGCCCCCTCAACGTAACCCTGGCCATGGAGGCCTGCCGCCGTAAGGAGCACATGGCGCTGAAGGTGGTGCGGATCCGGCAGCTGGAGTACTTGCGCCCACTCGTCGAGGACCCTCGCTTAGACATGAGGATCATTCAGCTGGTGAGGGACCCCCGGGCGGTGCTGGCTTCCCGCATGGTCGCTTTCTCCGGGAAGTACGAGACGTGGAAGAAGTGGGCCACGGAAGGCGCGGCGACCCTCAATGAGGATGAGGTGCAGCGGCTGCGGGGGAATTGCGAGAGCATCAGGCTCTCGGCAGAGCTTGGATTGAGGCAGCCGGCTTGGCTCCGCGGCCGCTACATGCTGGTCCGCTATGAGGACATTGCCAGGTCACCCCTCCAGAAGGCCAAGGAGATGTACCGATTCTCGGGCGTTGCCATCACCCCGCAGGTAGAGGAGTGGATCCGGAAGAACACCCAGGCGCCTCACAACAGCAACGACATCTACTCCACCCAGAAAAACTCCTCAGAGCAGTTCGAGAAGTGGCGCTTCAGCATCCCTTTCAAGCTCGCCCAGGTGGTGCAGAACGTCTGCAGCCCGGCCATGAAACTCTTCGGCTACAAGCTGGCCAGCAGCCCTGAGGCCCTTACGAACAGATCGGTCAGCTTGCTGGAGGAGAGGAGGACCTTTTGGGTCACGTAA
- the CHST3 gene encoding carbohydrate sulfotransferase 3 isoform X1, with the protein MDKGHTLPQDFWELLHCLRMRSKYAILLVFVVALVIIEKENNIISRVSDKLKQSPQSLMEANSTDSGSVLSENGSLLSLSELDAAFSQLRNHLQNITLQLGGTLPAPVQGTRRHILLMATTRTGSSFVGEFFNQQGNIFYLFEPLWHIERTVSFETGGANAVGSALVYRDVLKQLFLCDLYILENFIIPFPEDHLTQFLFRRGSSRSLCEEPVCTPFVKKVFEKYHCKNRRCGPLNVTLAMEACRRKEHMALKVVRIRQLEYLRPLVEDPRLDMRIIQLVRDPRAVLASRMVAFSGKYETWKKWATEGAATLNEDEVQRLRGNCESIRLSAELGLRQPAWLRGRYMLVRYEDIARSPLQKAKEMYRFSGVAITPQVEEWIRKNTQAPHNSNDIYSTQKNSSEQFEKWRFSIPFKLAQVVQNVCSPAMKLFGYKLASSPEALTNRSVSLLEERRTFWVT; encoded by the exons atGGATAAAGGGCACACGTTACCTCAAGACTTCTGGGAGCTGCTGCATTGCCTGAGGATGAGGAGCAAATACGCCATCCTCCTGGTGTTTGTGGTAGCCCTTGTCATTATTGAGAAGGAGAACAACATCATCTCAAg GGTGTCCGACAAACTAAAGCAGTCTCCGCAGTCCTTGATGGAAGCCAACAGCACGGACTCTGGCTCGGTGCTGTCAGAGAATGGCTCCCTGCTGTCCTTGAGCGAGCTGGATGCGGCTTTCTCCCAGCTCAGGAACCACCTTCAGAATATCACTTTGCAGCTCGGGGGGACTTTGCCAGCGCCTGTTCAGGGAACCCGgagacacattcttctcatggcTACCACCCGCACCGGCTCCTCCTTCGTGGGGGAATTCTTCAACCAACAGGGCAACATCTTCTACCTCTTCGAGCCGCTGTGGCACATTGAAAGGACTGTGTCCTTTGAGACCGGAGGCGCCAATGCCGTGGGCTCAGCCCTTGTCTACCGGGACGTCTTGAAGCAGCTCTTCCTCTGCGACCTCTACATCTTGGAGAACTTCATCATCCCGTTCCCGGAGGACCACCTGACGCAGTTCCTGTTCCGCCGTGGCTCCAGCCGCTCCCTGTGCGAGGAGCCCGTCTGCACGCCGTTCGTCAAGAAGGTCTTTGAGAAGTACCACTGCAAGAACCGCCGCTGCGGCCCCCTCAACGTAACCCTGGCCATGGAGGCCTGCCGCCGTAAGGAGCACATGGCGCTGAAGGTGGTGCGGATCCGGCAGCTGGAGTACTTGCGCCCACTCGTCGAGGACCCTCGCTTAGACATGAGGATCATTCAGCTGGTGAGGGACCCCCGGGCGGTGCTGGCTTCCCGCATGGTCGCTTTCTCCGGGAAGTACGAGACGTGGAAGAAGTGGGCCACGGAAGGCGCGGCGACCCTCAATGAGGATGAGGTGCAGCGGCTGCGGGGGAATTGCGAGAGCATCAGGCTCTCGGCAGAGCTTGGATTGAGGCAGCCGGCTTGGCTCCGCGGCCGCTACATGCTGGTCCGCTATGAGGACATTGCCAGGTCACCCCTCCAGAAGGCCAAGGAGATGTACCGATTCTCGGGCGTTGCCATCACCCCGCAGGTAGAGGAGTGGATCCGGAAGAACACCCAGGCGCCTCACAACAGCAACGACATCTACTCCACCCAGAAAAACTCCTCAGAGCAGTTCGAGAAGTGGCGCTTCAGCATCCCTTTCAAGCTCGCCCAGGTGGTGCAGAACGTCTGCAGCCCGGCCATGAAACTCTTCGGCTACAAGCTGGCCAGCAGCCCTGAGGCCCTTACGAACAGATCGGTCAGCTTGCTGGAGGAGAGGAGGACCTTTTGGGTCACGTAA